aacaactaaggtgcagcaatgatttgatgcttcttatctctctcctttcttctctctcccaatgtccatctgtcacacacacacacacaaagtaacaAAGGGTATTATGTTTACTCTGACTCCAGGTCTCACCTCCAAACTCACCTCCCAGAAAGGAATGGAGGCAGCGTCCCAGGCCACCCTCTGAGCAACTCAGCAGTTCTGTCTCCGGGAGCAGCACTGCCCGTCTCAGCTGGCATGTGGGATAGAGATGGGAGGGCTGAGCGCATGAACATGCTCCTCAATATGCAGAGAGCACAATCTCAGGAGGGACTGCTCACTCTCAGATCCTATGCTCTCTGGGTGCTCTGGGCCTATTTAGCAAGGGTCAAGGTACTCTATGCTGTGAAGCATCCTTGGGAGGAATAAACGTGCTCCTGGCTCTTTTCCAGTCCTATGGTTGGGGAGGATGAATCGGCCTGGGCCTTGCCCATTTCCTAGGATTAGCTGGCATTCAGGTCTCTACTGCACCCACTATTGCCCACCATCGTGGGGTCACACAGAAAATGGTAATCAGCTGGTACATTCAAGTTTACTGGGAAGTGCCACAAATCTTTGACTCTCCCTCAACCTTGGCCTGTTAATAAAACAGAGCCTGAATGGTAGAAGGTAAGACTAACAACCCATGGAAACAAGCTGAACGCTAGGGCACTGATGACTGATTTTTTGGGACCCAAACTAAGATTGTGTAAGTGTGTATCTTGTGAATTTGGCTGCTGGGATTTCATTTGTTCAGCCTCTccaagtatcttttttttctctttttaagattttatttattcaccctaatcaggcagtggcacagagaatagagcatcggactgggacgcagtggacccaggtttgaaaccctgtggtcactggtttgagtgtgggctcaccagcttgggcacggggccgctagcttgagcatggggtcatagatatgacccatggtcactggcttgagcaagaggggcCACTCATTCTACTggagcctccccaccccaccccattaaggcacatatgagaaagcaatgaacaactaaggagactaaggagttgcaacaaagaattgatgcttctaatccctttccctgtctgtccctctctgtcaaaaattagagaaaaaataaatgattcattttagagaagggagaatgAAGGGGGGGAAGGAACAGATCCTTCTTTATTAGTGCCTGTGTCAAGggcactatctcatttaatccccccCCCAACAATACCTGAGGAAGGACTGCCAACCGAGGAAGGTGCAACTAGCCTCCAACTGGATGGGAGACCTCTGGGAGCCTAGCAGGACTTCCCCAAGGGGGCATGAAAGACAAGACTAAACTGGTGCTCAGCTCTAAATGCTGGGGTGCTGCTTACTGGCCTAATGGGCCCCAAATCTACAAGTGATTTCAGCAGGTCTGGGTCAGGGCCCAGAATCTGTAAATTTGTTCAAGAAGCTTCCCAGGTACTAATTTGGAGACTTTGCAACTTCTATCTTTCCTTACCAGTCTGTTATATTGGTCTTCCCTTACTTAGTAAATGTTCCCTTGAAGGAGGCCTAGTTCTCATGGGCAGACTGACCAGTGCATCCAAAGCTGGCTGGTGGGCCCAACTCCAAACACTGCCCTGAAGAGCAGCAGAAGGTCCAGGAAGAGGTGGGCGTGACAGAGGCCACACGCCCCGGCCGGCCCCCTCACTCTGTAAATGAAGGCAGGTGCTCAGCCCTGGGTCTCGCCCTTTCCTCCCTGCTCACTGTAACATACTGCACGTGAATCTGAGGGACACGGCATTCCACTGCAGAGAGGGGCCCTCAAATTTGTCTCagctttcctcctcctccactaaTGGCCAGGACCCAACATGATACAGAAAACATGGAAGCAGAAATTCCTTTAATCACAGGGTGAAGTCCTCAATCAGGGGGACCTCACTCAACCTTTGGTGGTGGGGTCTCAGCCTATCCCCACATGCCCTGAGGCCCCTCAGGAAGGAAGGAGCAGCTGCACAGTGAATTCTGGCAGGGGCCAGGGACAGGAAATGGGGCAGCCCAGGTCAGGGGGCGGAAGCAGGACACTGACAGGTGGAATGAAGCTGAATGGGCCTGAACGCTTCACACGTGCGCTTCCACCTGGGGGCAGGCTGAGGTGGCTGTGCCGTGGGCAGAGCGGCACCAGGAGGACTGTGAGCAGGAGGGGACAACAGGGAAAGGAGCACTTAGGAGATGAGACGACTGTGGAGCTGGTGCAGCTGCTCCTGGGTCAGCACCAGCCGGTGTCGCTGTCCGAGGCCAGCCGCACACGAGAAGGTCACTTTGCCCATGTAGACAGTGTCGTCCTGTTGCTCCTCCTTGGCCTGGGAGTTGGTGAGAAGAGACCCCCCACCAAGTCAGGGGCTCACTTGAACCGTGTGCCACTGATGGTATCCCTGAGCCTGAAGCCAAGACAGCCTCTGGACAGATTTGGGGCTCCTGGTCTATGGTGATCACATTTTCCAAATCAAAATTGGGGTACACAGTCTGACAAGGCAGTTTTGAGCCCTCCTTGTATCAAAAGTCACAGAAGTAGTTAAACTACTAAAATAGTGGACTTTCTGGAAGTAGAACTCTTGAGACTTGGCCGGATAACTCAGAATGTGCACATGTTGGACCTGAGACCCCTGAGGTCTCTTCaaattctgggggaaaaaagggaaggaCCCCAAGCCTCCACACTGCCTTCCCTCCCCATGCTTCATCTTACCCTGAGGAAGGCTGAGGAAGGGAACGTGGCAAAGTCAGTGGGGACTGTGGCTCCAGAATGCTGCGATATGACCTCCTTGAGGACCTCATCCTGATGGCAGAAGAGGGGAACAGGGGTCATTTAGGGGAGCCACAGGCTAGCCCAGTACCCCCCAGTTTCTCAGGGACACTAATACAGGAGCAGCGACCCAGTCCTCTCTATCCCCAAACTTCTGCTCTCACCTCCAACTCCATGCCCACCCTAacatcttcattttatatattctgaTCCTCTATGGCCCTACTCAGATTCTACGGACTCAGGGAAGCCACCCAACCATTCTACTTTGCGGTGGCCTCAGCTCCGACAGAAGCTGCACCTGAACCACACACTCTAAAGATGATCCTGCTCAACCCTTTTTGTTGAAGAGAATCTGCCTTCTGTTTGCACTGAGACAGTGAGCATCCAAGACAGGACCCTGCCTTCCCATCTGCTGCCCCCACAACATCGCGTAGCACAGGCCTGGGCCACGGCACCCCGAGAATGCCCGTGGGAATGACTGTGCTGAGGTCCACCGGGGAATGctctagagcaggcgtccccaaactgcggccccctaaggccatttatccagcccccactgcacttctggaaggggcacctctttcactggtggtctgtgagaggaccactgtatttggcagccctccaatggtctgagggacagtgaactggccccctgtgtaaaaagtctggagacccctgctctagagcaaacTCTGTAGGGTGAGGGAGGGCAGGGTCAGAGCTGACCTTGAGCTTCTCGATGGTGTCACTTAGGGACTTGAGCTGAGCCACGTGCTCCAGGAACTGGGCTGATGGGCTCTTGGCAGCTGTGGGGAGAAAAGGCTGGTGAGGCCACGAAGGCCAGGCCGGTGGTTGTCTCAGATTAAGGATCAGCAGTGCAGGTACTGTACCCTCTTATGGAGGAGGCACATACGAAAGGATGAACCAAGCAAACTGAACACTGAGGCCAAAGAGCAGTGTGGGAGCTGCCTGGGCAGGGGCCACATCCTCGGGCAAGGGGAGTCAGTGTGTCATTCACGTCCAGGGTTGGCAGGTCCATACCAGggttgctgcgagtgatgtctaCAACATGGGTGTGTGTGCTCAGCTGATTCAACGTCTCCAGCAGCTGGCTCGTCTTACGGTACAGCGCTCCAGCGGCTAACTCACTGCCAGGGACCTCATGGGGCGGAAGGGAGAGCTTTGCCACATGCAGAGGGCGCAGGGCTGCTAAGGAAGCCTTCATCTGGGCGCCCTGTGAGGGAACCAAAGAGGGTGGTGTTAAGAAGTGATAGAAGGTCCTGCCGTCTATCATCGATAGGACAGGTGTGCCTCACCTCCACCCCAGTCCTCGCTGTGACCCTCACCTTGAGGATACTGTTCTCATGCTGGAGCTGGGAGATGTGCAGCCTCATGGCAGAGATCTGCTGCAGCAGCAGCGGTGAGTCCTTCACCAGCCCCGGGCCCGGCAATGACCCTGGCGCCTGCCCAGGGGCGCCTCCTGTAGTGTCACACTGTCATCAGTCTCAGGTGGCTCAAGGTGGGCTCCACCCCTGCTCATCCGCATTCCTTATCTCCTCCCACCTCCAGTCCTGGCTGCTCCCAAGGGCAAAGTCTTGCCTGCTCCCGAAGCCCCACTTCCCATCAGCCCTGGCAACCCCAGCATGGTCTCTACCTCGCTGCTGTTCTTCTGTGCTCGGGAGAGCCAGTGGGGagcaggaaaagaggagagaggaattAGGGGACCTGGAAGTTAGGGGGACACACCAGAGGAATCCTGGACACTCCCTGCAGGAAAACCCTTTTCCTGATCACTACACCTTGTCTAACAACTCTacctccaccctccacctttGAGGGAAGAGCAAAcgtgaaagaaagacagaaaagtgaGGCCATGAGACGGGGAGTGACGTGCAAGCAAGAGGCAGTGAGCGTGTGCACTGAAGGAAGCACGTGGGGCCTGAGGCTgctcctgcctctctgcctcacaCTCCGTCTTCAGCAAGGGCAGAGGGGACACTGCTGAGACCTCACTGTGTCTGTACCCTGACCTCTGCCCGGCAGCGAAGCTGAAGGACACAGGTGCATCCCTGTGCTCCTCAGGTTCCTCACTGCTTAGAGGCAAAATATACCCTTTTTTGGTGGGAAGGTTCATAAATTTAGAACCAGTATTTGTTTAAGGAGCCTATGCTAAAACGATACACTGAGGTAATTCTGAAGATCCCTCCCCCAAGGACAGGACCAATCTGTGCCACGGGAGTCTACAATCAAGACGGCACTTGACCACCTCCCAAGATCAAGAGTGCCAGTGACAGGGGCTTTGATGAGGGCAAGACCCTAGATGAGACCAGCTGACAAGACAGGTACAGTAGGGGAGGTCCACAGACCATGAGGCCTTAATTCTAGAGTTTGCCTCCTGGAGGTGAGAAGGGCTAGTGAGAAACTGAAGAGAGAACAATAAACTCTAGGGCAGATAAGAACTAAGATGGCAGCAGCCAACTCCTTGGTCAGGACACTGGCACTAAGCCTGGAAACCAAAAAATAACCCCTCGTGAGCCCTGACCACACCACAAGACCAAGCAAAGGCCAGAACACAAGCCCCAGTAAAACTGGGGGACTGGCCATGGAAGAGACAGCCACACCACAGGGCGAAGCCACGTTGAGCTCTGTGGGGAAACGTGCCCAAACAGAAGAGCAATCGGGGGTAGCATGAGGCCCTGCCGGACACCACAGCAGTCAGCCCAGCCACTGCAGGCCGAGGACCCTCTGGGGCACAGGGCTGGGTCAGAAAGGCCAGACTGCAGACCCAGAAGCAACACCTACAGTCCTCACAGTTCCCAGCTACACTGACAATCTGGTAACGCCCCAGCTTGGTCAGGGACTTGGGACATATCTTCGGGAAAAGTAAAACTTGGGTGAAAGTGGCCAGAGCAAATAGGCAAGCACACTCCTGGCTGAACGCCCAGGGGTAAGAAGGGGGCAGAACTCAAACTGAAGCCAAGGACAAGAGGGAGGCCATTCAGTCTCCTGCAGGCCAGTGCTGCCTGCCCACTCACCACCAGCAATGCCAGAGACCAGGGTAGCAATCCCCGAGGGAGTGGGCCCCCGGAGCCCCTCAATCGTGCGCTTGGACTGGCTGTTCAGCCGCTGCTTCAGCTCTGCCTTCTCTGCCTCCAGCTGGTCgatgtcagcctggagtgcatcCATCGTCTCCTCAAACTCTCTGCGAAAGAGAACCTGGGCTTGGGCAGTGTCCCCTCCCTATGACCCCACTCTACTTCTCAGTCTGACAGGTCCTCGGAGTAACCCTGCTGGTGAGGACCAAGGGCAAAACGGACTCAGATTGGAGTGATTTAATGGGTTGGCAGTGGACAAGGAAAATGGCGTCTGTTCCCTGGGGGAGTCTGTGAGAGGGCCTGGGTAGGGGACAGATTAGGAAGCAGAGAGCTGCTGACGGGAGGGAGGGCTGAAGCAAGCAGGGCCAGGGAAGTGCCTGACTTCTCCTTCTTCCGCAGCAGTGCCTGGGTCTCCTCCAGCCGCGTCTGGACTTTCTCGATACGCTCATCTGCATCCTTGGCAGCGCTGTCCAGCTTCTTCTCCAGGAGGCTCAGCCGCACATTGGCCTCGCTCAGCTCCTCCCCCTGGACAAGGGCAGAGAGCTTCTAgttgctctctctcctcccaagGTCTCTCAGAGACCCAGGACAGACTATAAGATAGAAAGCTCCTTAGGGGACCACAAGAGCTCCCACTGAGCACAGGTGCCTCTTCTTTATTCACCCCAACCCATCTTAGTCCTGATCCCCACCCAGTCACTATTGCCCTGTGCCCCCCACTACTTCCGGCCCCCAGGTCCTGAGCCTACTCTCCCCTCACCTTGATCTTCAGTGACTTCTTCAACTCCTTGATAACTGTCTCTCGATCTTCAAGCTTCAAGCCCAAGCCTTCAGCATCTGTGATCTCTGCACGAAGGGCTGCAGCCCGCAGCTCAACAGGGGGAGGCTAAGGGCCGAagtgggggcagagggcaggggtggCGAGAGGACATCACCAACATGCTGCTTTCAGAGCAGGACGATGCCTTCTAAGCAGGATGGTGCTCTCCAGactccttcctccacctcccagccctCCCACAACCAGCAGCAGCTCTGCAAACCCTGCTCCCCCAGGCCACAGAAGCCCCTCTACGGAGCTCCCACCCACCTTGCCGGGGGGCCGCTCTGCATCATACTCTCCCTCCTGCATAGCTGTGGCCAGCTTATTCATGGTACTGATGAGGATGTTGCATGACTGACGCAGACACTCGTAGGGGCTGCTGGAGGGGCTCCCATAGATCTGCAGGAGCCAAGGGCAGGAGTGAGAATCTCACGCTGGCCACCTGACTCCCCTACCACCTCTGCCCAGCCATTGAGGCCCACCTGCTCGCTTGCTTTGAATGCCAGCTCCTCTAGGGCAGCCACAGGCAGTCCCTCATTCTCCGCCAGTGGGGCAATGAGCTGGGCGGCGGCAGCTGCCACCTCCTGCAGCACAGCCACCACCCATGTCAAGTGTTTCCTGCAGTCAAGGAGTGTGTCGGATACCTGTACAACAGGCCAGAGTCAAGAGGCCACCGGGTCCAGCGCCACAGCTCCCAGCCACCTCAAAACTGTtcttgtccctgtccctgtccagaTCCAGATCTTGGTGCACTAGATCCCTCCTGGTCCAGCTcagcttccttcccttccccctcacaGCCTTAAACCTGTGGTCCAAAGGCCAGTGCAGCTGggatcccaggagcatctgtcCCTGGCATTCGCCTTCGGATCTTCTTGCAAAACTGGCGGATGTCACTGCACGATGTTTCTAGGTCCCGGAGCAAGAGGGCTATATCTGAAGCCTCCTGTCCGCCCTACTCAGGGAATAGGAAATGGATAGGGAGCCAAGTCAGCTTTAGGGCTGGAGGTGAGGAAGGGGAACTAAGAAGGCAGAGGAGCTCAAATAGATCCAGGTGTGTTCTCACCTGCAAGAAGGCACGCAGTCGTCCCACCTCTACGCCCATGCAGTCCAGGGCGCTCTGGGTAAACTGTGAGGACAGGAGCATGTGCTTGTCAGTACCCAATGGGAGCCCCTCTGCCCCTCATCATCTCTAAGAAGTCTCCACCCTCTGCTGACCCTCACACATAAGTGGGTTCTCTGGCTTCCCTGATCTGGCATTTGTAACCCAGTTAAGGTCTTATGTGACACCCTGAGGGCCAGATCTCTTGACCTGATGGCCTCCGTTTCTGATCTCTACAGGGGGCTCAACCACCAGCCCAGACATTCACCTTGATGTGGTCGGCCAACTGCATGGTGCTGTCCTCGGGCTGTTCAGCGAGGTGGATGCTGTACAGATGCTGAGAGATGACAGAGAAACAGCCTTCAGGTCTTAAAAGGATGCAGTTCTTCCCCAGTCACCACGGGACTCCAGAGGTACTACCCGAAACCTCCCAGGGCTACATCCTGAGGCAAGTTCATCTACAACAAGCTGAGCCTCAGGCACACAACTTGGGCTATGCTGGCTACAGCCCAGAAAGAgaacccttccctccctcctgcaccaAGTCGAACCCTTGCCCCAGACCTGGTAGTACTTGATGGCCTTGGTGAGAGGCTCAACATTGACAGTCTCATCCAGCTGGTCCTTGTGCAGCAGCTCAATGAGGAAGTCCAAGGAGCGCTCATGAGCACTCATCTCAGGGTAGAGGCTGCCCACCTTCTTATACACATCCACACTGCACTGAGAGAGAGCACTAGAGACCAGAGAAGGGCCCTGTGAGGCCGGCTCTGCCAGGCAACTTCAGTTCCAGCCAATCTGGAACCTGTGGCCTTGAATGGGGGTCAAGAGTCACTTACTGCTCATAGCGGTGGAGTGTGGCCTGCAGCAGGCTCAGCGAGTACACCATCCCAGCAGCAAAGCTGAGCTGCTCCCCCACAGCTCCTCGGAGCCCGGGCCGCTCTGAACAGTTCTCGCTTAGGTCAAACTTCTCCTGGGCCTGCTTCCGGATCAGCTCTGCCTGTAGGAAGAAGTGCCAGGGACCTGGGGCTTAGAGCAGAGGATGGAGAACACAGACTCAGGAATACAGAGCACAGAGCTGAGCAACTATGGGGTTGGGAGCAGATAAAACAGAAATAGCTCTTAGACAGGCAAGAAGTCTCCCATGGGGAACGGGCAATAACATGGTGAATACTGGTGGCTATGAGGATTTGAGATATGGGGATGAAAGGACAGGGGACCAGTGGGACCAAGCTCTTTCCTGCAAGCCTAAAGCTGCTTGCTGCTCCTGCTACCCTCCCAATGGACTGCTATCCTGACAGTTATCCCCCCACTGATTCCTAgtcatctctgggtctcagctcaAATGTTATTCCTTCAGTTACACTCCTCCACCTAAATCAGCTCCCCACCTGTGCTCTCTCAAAGAAGCTACCCCCTTCCTAAAGAGCCATCTGTAATATTCATCTCTCTGCAACAGTGTTGACTACAATCCTCCACTACATCATAAACTCTTTGTGAGCAGGGATGCTGACTGCTGGCTTCACTCGGCTTCCTCAAGGCCTGGTTCATAACAGCAAGTTCACAGGTTCCTGCTGAACGTATGACTGACTGGCATACCTTGCAAATGAGACGAGGCATGAGCAGCAGCACCAGGACGCAGTCATGGTCCCCACCTGGCCGCAGAAAGCTATCGGGCATGAAGGCTGTCAGCAGGGACATGTGCCGATTGGCCTGGGTCACTTCCATCTGCCTCAGTTCCATTTCAATTGCCTATGAGGTGGACAGGAAGGCAGGCTCTCAGCCAGGCTGGAGAGAGTCCCAGACCCACCATGCATTGCTCCACCAGGTCTCCTGCTTCTAGGATAAGCCCAGGCCAAGAGTCTTCCAAACCACCACACAAAGCACCACTTCTCCAGGTGCTCCATGCCTGATCAGCCCACAGCCACACTGAAGCTGGGCTCCCCTACACTCTCCCCTCTCCAGTCTACTCGCTTTCCTGACCTTGGCATGGGCCTTCGTCTCAGCAAACTTGATTTTGAAGTCAAAAGTCTCTGGGGGCGGCTGCTGCTGCCGCTCCACAGAAGCTTCCTGCTGGTTTGTCAGCTCCCGATTCACATCCTGAGAGCAGAAACAAATAGGGAGGCAGCTCGGTCAggagggagccctgagtgaaCAAGGGGGAGGGCAGGGTGAACAGGCACCTGCAGGTGGGCGGTCAGCTGGCGGTATTTCTTGATGGTTTGCTGGTAGTCTGCAACCGTCTCCTGGGCTGCCTCCACACGCTTCTGGGCCTCCCGCACCCGGGCGCCGGCCATGTCCAGCTGCTCCCGCAGCTCCAGCTCTGTCTCACGTGCGTTCTCCTGCAGCTCATCATTCATCTCATTCATCGCTTCCTGGGAGACCATGAGGGAGTTGGGGCAAAGGATAGGCAGGCCAGCATGCGTCCACTCACCATACACCCTGCTCACAGGTCAGTGGTCATGTGTCAGTCCCTCTCTCAGCAAGTCCCTTTAAACACCCTCCATCCGGGTCAGAAGTCAGGGTCTGCTCTCCTCTTACCAAGTCCCCCACGGTCTCTCTCAATTCCCGCACTTTCTCTTCCAGATTCAGGTTCCGGTCTGTCAGCATCTCCACCatctcctcagcacccagagcagcATCCACCTGTGTCACAAGGCAGGAATGGTGAGGAGGGCCGTGATGGGCACCTAGAAAGAGGGGACACCTACAGGAGAGTCTGAGGGGGCCCGGGGGGGGGGACCCTTGGCAAGGGGCCGGGCTCCCCAGACCTGCTCTTTGAGCTCATCAATGGTGCTCTCTGCCTGGCTCAGCTCCTCCTGCAGACGCTCCCGCTGCTGCCGCACAACTTCCAGCTCTTGGTTCTTCTTTTCCATGAGCTTTTGGAGTTTCACATGCTCCTGCTTCTCTGAAGAAGAAAGGTCTCGCATCCTGTGGGACGCGGGGAGAGAAGGGAGCGTGGCAGTCACTGGGTGATGGGTGCTCTAATGCGTCTGGACAGGAGCGGGTTCCAGAGCCGTGGAGCGAGGAGCCCTACCTCACCAGGGCGTCCTTTAAGCGCGCATTCTGCTCCTCAAGCTGCTTGAGCTGGTAACTGGACGCAGCCCCATCTGAGCCTGAGGGAAACCATTAACACTTTCAGACATGATTCAACCCCACCATCTGTTCCCCAGCAGCTCCTGGCCCCTTACCCTTCTCTTCAATCTCAGCCTTGAGAATCTCCAAGTCAGTGGTGAGCTCATCCACACGCTCCTTCAGCACCTCCACCTCCTGCTGCAGGGACTCAGCCCGCTCTTCAGCCATCTCCTTGTCCAAAGTGGCCATCTCGATGGCATCGGCAGTGTCGGCCATCTCCTCCATGTAGCGCTCCTTTGCCTCCAGCGCCTCCTTGGCTTCCTAAGAGGTGGAGGTTGATGGGGACACAGTACAGATGTCTCCTGTGCCCTATCTCACAGAATGCCCAGGCTCTAGCTCCGGGGGAGTTTCCAAGACAGTTTTGGCCCCATGCCTTCCCAACCACCCCCTTCCTCCCGAGTCGCACCTTGCGCGCCTCCTTGAGGCGCCGCTGCAGGTCTGCCTGCTGCTCCTGCATTTTGCTCTTCCATTCTTGCACCTGCTCCAGCTGGATCTTGTGCTTCTCCAGCTCTTTAAGCTTTGCCTTGTCTTCAGCCCGTTTCAGCCGCAGAGTCTCCAGTTTCTCCTCCAGGTCCCGCACCTGGGCCctcagtccctcctcctcctgcaaagGAGAGACCCCTCCTTCTGTACATAGcctacccctcctcctcaccAAGGCTGAGCTCGAGCAGAAAGGACAGGAATATGTGCAAGCATCATTCCAGCCCCAGTGTCAAGAGCAAGTGGCCTATAAACATCTGAGAAGAGACCAAAACATATGGGGAAAGTGTGGAAGAAATGCAAAAGGGAAAGGATTGCTTAGTCGATGGCTGGATACCCAAATGCTATGTCCCCATCCTCTGACCCAAGTCTGGATCTCCCTCAATCCTGGGAAATGTCCACGACCTGCCTGGGGTCTCAGATCCCCCTGTGTCTTGGATCATCTTCACTCCAAGCCCAGTCCTTACCTTGGAGGGGGAAGGAAGTGGGGGGGCTGCTCCAGGAGAGGTGAGGGCCGGTGTGGGGATGATGGGTGCTGCCAGCGGAGTCTGAGCCGGGGTGCTGGGCTCACTGCTGCTCAGCTCACCTGCTGATGCCGAGCCAGAGGGGCCCAGGGAGCTACTGGTTCCAGCCACTCCAGTACTACTGGCTGGGCGGGTGGGCTATTCAGAGAGGGTAGGGGCAAACCAGAAAAAAGAGTAGGTAATAGTGGTGACGAGAGAACAAAAGACAGAATTTGAGAATAcggagaaggaaggagacagaaaaggacaaggcAAAGAGTATCAAAGCACAATGAGAACAGAGTGAAGGGGAGAAGGAAAAtgacacagagtcagagataaTGACAAAGGacgggagggggaggcagggacaggaaaggggaaggaagacatAAGAT
The Saccopteryx bilineata isolate mSacBil1 chromosome 3, mSacBil1_pri_phased_curated, whole genome shotgun sequence DNA segment above includes these coding regions:
- the DCTN1 gene encoding dynactin subunit 1 isoform X2 translates to MAQSKRHVYSRTPSGSRMSAEASSRPLRVGSRVEVIGKGHRGTVAYVGATLFATGKWVGVILDEAKGKNDGTVQGKKYFTCDEGHGIFVRQSQIQVFEDGADTTSPETPDSSASKALKREGTDSVAKTSKLRGLKPKKAPTARKTTTRRPKPTRPASSTGVAGTSSSLGPSGSASAGELSSSEPSTPAQTPLAAPIIPTPALTSPGAAPPLPSPSKEEEGLRAQVRDLEEKLETLRLKRAEDKAKLKELEKHKIQLEQVQEWKSKMQEQQADLQRRLKEARKEAKEALEAKERYMEEMADTADAIEMATLDKEMAEERAESLQQEVEVLKERVDELTTDLEILKAEIEEKGSDGAASSYQLKQLEEQNARLKDALVRMRDLSSSEKQEHVKLQKLMEKKNQELEVVRQQRERLQEELSQAESTIDELKEQVDAALGAEEMVEMLTDRNLNLEEKVRELRETVGDLEAMNEMNDELQENARETELELREQLDMAGARVREAQKRVEAAQETVADYQQTIKKYRQLTAHLQDVNRELTNQQEASVERQQQPPPETFDFKIKFAETKAHAKAIEMELRQMEVTQANRHMSLLTAFMPDSFLRPGGDHDCVLVLLLMPRLICKAELIRKQAQEKFDLSENCSERPGLRGAVGEQLSFAAGMVYSLSLLQATLHRYEHALSQCSVDVYKKVGSLYPEMSAHERSLDFLIELLHKDQLDETVNVEPLTKAIKYYQHLYSIHLAEQPEDSTMQLADHIKFTQSALDCMGVEVGRLRAFLQGGQEASDIALLLRDLETSCSDIRQFCKKIRRRMPGTDAPGIPAALAFGPQVSDTLLDCRKHLTWVVAVLQEVAAAAAQLIAPLAENEGLPVAALEELAFKASEQIYGSPSSSPYECLRQSCNILISTMNKLATAMQEGEYDAERPPGKPPPVELRAAALRAEITDAEGLGLKLEDRETVIKELKKSLKIKGEELSEANVRLSLLEKKLDSAAKDADERIEKVQTRLEETQALLRKKEKEFEETMDALQADIDQLEAEKAELKQRLNSQSKRTIEGLRGPTPSGIATLVSGIAGGGAPGQAPGSLPGPGLVKDSPLLLQQISAMRLHISQLQHENSILKGAQMKASLAALRPLHVAKLSLPPHEVPGSELAAGALYRKTSQLLETLNQLSTHTHVVDITRSNPAAKSPSAQFLEHVAQLKSLSDTIEKLKDEVLKEVISQHSGATVPTDFATFPSSAFLRAKEEQQDDTVYMGKVTFSCAAGLGQRHRLVLTQEQLHQLHSRLIS
- the DCTN1 gene encoding dynactin subunit 1 isoform X7, with the protein product MAQSKRHVYSRTPSGSRMSAEASSRPLRVGSRVEVIGKGHRGTVAYVGATLFATGKWVGVILDEAKGKNDGTVQGKKYFTCDEGHGIFVRQSQIQVFEDGADTTSPETPDSSASKALKREGTDSVAKTSKLPTRPASSTGVAGTSSSLGPSGSASAGELSSSEPSTPAQTPLAAPIIPTPALTSPGAAPPLPSPSKEEEGLRAQVRDLEEKLETLRLKRAEDKAKLKELEKHKIQLEQVQEWKSKMQEQQADLQRRLKEARKEAKEALEAKERYMEEMADTADAIEMATLDKEMAEERAESLQQEVEVLKERVDELTTDLEILKAEIEEKGSDGAASSYQLKQLEEQNARLKDALVRMRDLSSSEKQEHVKLQKLMEKKNQELEVVRQQRERLQEELSQAESTIDELKEQVDAALGAEEMVEMLTDRNLNLEEKVRELRETVGDLEAMNEMNDELQENARETELELREQLDMAGARVREAQKRVEAAQETVADYQQTIKKYRQLTAHLQDVNRELTNQQEASVERQQQPPPETFDFKIKFAETKAHAKAIEMELRQMEVTQANRHMSLLTAFMPDSFLRPGGDHDCVLVLLLMPRLICKAELIRKQAQEKFDLSENCSERPGLRGAVGEQLSFAAGMVYSLSLLQATLHRYEHALSQCSVDVYKKVGSLYPEMSAHERSLDFLIELLHKDQLDETVNVEPLTKAIKYYQHLYSIHLAEQPEDSTMQLADHIKFTQSALDCMGVEVGRLRAFLQGGQEASDIALLLRDLETSCSDIRQFCKKIRRRMPGTDAPGIPAALAFGPQVSDTLLDCRKHLTWVVAVLQEVAAAAAQLIAPLAENEGLPVAALEELAFKASEQIYGSPSSSPYECLRQSCNILISTMNKLATAMQEGEYDAERPPGKPPPVELRAAALRAEITDAEGLGLKLEDRETVIKELKKSLKIKGEELSEANVRLSLLEKKLDSAAKDADERIEKVQTRLEETQALLRKKEKEFEETMDALQADIDQLEAEKAELKQRLNSQSKRTIEGLRGPTPSGIATLVSGIAGGGAPGQAPGSLPGPGLVKDSPLLLQQISAMRLHISQLQHENSILKGAQMKASLAALRPLHVAKLSLPPHEVPGSELAAGALYRKTSQLLETLNQLSTHTHVVDITRSNPAAKSPSAQFLEHVAQLKSLSDTIEKLKDEVLKEVISQHSGATVPTDFATFPSSAFLRAKEEQQDDTVYMGKVTFSCAAGLGQRHRLVLTQEQLHQLHSRLIS